The nucleotide sequence CGTCTTTAAGGGGGGTATCGTCCTTTTGGAGATGGAGCATATGATGGCCGTTGACGAGAATGTTGACCCTTTTGGATATCTTGTCTCCGTCCATGCAGAAATCACGGAATTTTTTTCCGAACTTCGCACTCAGATCCTCCATAAGGAGCCCAAGAGTCGGCCTTGATGGCATCATT is from Synergistaceae bacterium and encodes:
- a CDS encoding MoaD family protein, with the protein product MIKIGFFADIRTMVGTKEIMMPSRPTLGLLMEDLSAKFGKKFRDFCMDGDKISKRVNILVNGHHMLHLQKDDTPLKDGDDVRIFPLIGGG